The following coding sequences lie in one Seriola aureovittata isolate HTS-2021-v1 ecotype China chromosome 5, ASM2101889v1, whole genome shotgun sequence genomic window:
- the smim15 gene encoding small integral membrane protein 15 isoform X1, with protein sequence MSEYSSSSLTKMIDVRAWAEYVVEWAAKDPYGFLTTVILALTPLFIASALLSWKLAKMIEARDREQKKKQKRQENIARAKRTKKD encoded by the exons AT GTCTGAATATTCCTCATCGTCGCTGACCAAGATGATTGACGTTCGTGCATGGGCAGAGTATGTGGTGGAGTGGGCTGCCAAAGACCCCTATGGTTTCCTCACCACTGTCATACTGGCTCTCACACCTCTTTTCATTGCCAGTGCACTGCTGTCCTGGAAACTGGCCAAGATGATCGAAGCACGTGACCGggaacagaagaaaaagcagaaacgTCAGGAAAACATAGCCAGGGCAAAGAGGACCAAGAAAGACTGA
- the smim15 gene encoding small integral membrane protein 15 isoform X2: protein MIDVRAWAEYVVEWAAKDPYGFLTTVILALTPLFIASALLSWKLAKMIEARDREQKKKQKRQENIARAKRTKKD from the coding sequence ATGATTGACGTTCGTGCATGGGCAGAGTATGTGGTGGAGTGGGCTGCCAAAGACCCCTATGGTTTCCTCACCACTGTCATACTGGCTCTCACACCTCTTTTCATTGCCAGTGCACTGCTGTCCTGGAAACTGGCCAAGATGATCGAAGCACGTGACCGggaacagaagaaaaagcagaaacgTCAGGAAAACATAGCCAGGGCAAAGAGGACCAAGAAAGACTGA